ATCGGATTCAATGAGGGAATAGCTTCCTTGGACAACGTCTCCGTTTCTGGTTTCAGATTGGCTCTTGCTGTCTCCGGTAAGTCCGTCTTGTACGTCGTATCCGTAGCTGTATTGGGGATTGGGGTCGTATTCTTCTGCTGGGGCGGCTACGACAGCTTTGGCAATGGGGGCGGCGTATGCCGGGGCGGCTGAGTAAGCTACAGCTGGGGCGGCTGTGTGGAGTAAGTTACCCGCTTGGGCATAAGCGAGGAGGGTAGCGAAGGCAACGAACtgttgttaatttaaattagttatgaaattttgtaaaaaagtttcaagCTCTTTTTTACCCTCACTATTTATTAGCAAACCCACTTTAAATCCCTTGCTGATGCTCTCTCTTACCCcctaattatttaatacaatataCTTACTTTGAAAGCCATGGCTGTATGTGGATGTATGTAAGTGAAGTCGATATGATTACACGTTAAACTGCAATGTTGATCCTGACCGCGATCCGTCTTTATATATCGAAAAAAGTGGAGCAATCCTTCGGCGAATCTGGACGCAACCGATAAACCGGATTATTTAGTATGGGCGGGCGGGTCCCCCTATCAAAGAAATTATCATACTTTTACGTAATAAACACGGCGAGAcagtcgatttttttaatgggtttTATGGGTAATTTATAATGTATGATTCGACAAAGAAATTTGTCCATATTATTGTCCTgacttattccaggcaaatAAAGTCatttactaattatttaaaattaatcatttacagggcaatttaatcaagaaaaagggctgttttcaatgagagtttaaaaaaagtggctttccatttgaaaaaaaaaaagttggggttaatttggaccccccctgtaggtgaaaaaatacaaaaactatcttgaaatatgaaaaaaaaataaacaaaaatcgacgggtctcaggaattatgcgagataaattttgattagttttaactgaatttattgcAGTTAAAGTCACCATACTGTATAGAGGAAGAATTAATTGGTCTACGCAATAACTTTGAAAATTGTAatgtgcttttttaattttagacgTTTATTGCTTCTTGTGTTTTTTAGCCAAATCCATTATAAATTGCCATCAAGGACAAGTTATCTTCATATCAAGCACATATGCTGGTCGGGAAAGTGCGTTGTTGtgaatataacaaaaaaataccagGATCCTtgatattagatttaaaaaacatataaaaaaacatgtttaataaTGATCCTCCTAGAAGGTAATAACTATTGAAAAACCcatttattttgacttttataTTGTTAAACGAGAGTTGAAATATAACACATAATTATAAAGAGAAACTAAAGTCAATTAAAACACGAGAAAAGCGCAGTTATCTGATAATTCAGGACAGAACAAATTGTGACAAACTATCAACTCTTTGGCTATTAAACCATAGTCGAAAACCTGGAAAACTCAACTTTTCTTCTAACTTTAGAAGATCGAATACCTATTAGCAtaatcttgattttttcagaCATCAAGAAGTCATTGGCTATTTTTTCTACGCAATTGAAGATAGTATTCTCAGTAATATTcctaatttctttatttcatattgatatttttaagaatttaagactaagcatttgacatttttttttcctccaTTAGGGAATACTGAGGCATTTTCTATGTCTTtggaaaagttattttgtatatattccaggcataagaatatttagaaaatttgaaattaaaaatagtcaaatatcaCGATGTGTTtgaaattttatagtttttttttgttttaacaaaaaatatttaatttacctcccaaaattggttgcggtagctaaagtagttcgggagctattaaaaaaaaaactagtttttaaaggttattttcaaagagctctagctccctgaggaagcttttccggacccatgtttatatgaacttttgtttttcttttgacgttttctatctgccctagaagtttgtaacatgatcaacggaacaccctgtatatttttagaaaaaatctatTGGACCTAGATGAGATATATTATAATAAGCGTTGTGTAAAACAGTGAAGACTATattaagcaaaaatatttttttcatttattttccatacagtgggagaaaataaCGAAAAAGCTGTAATcaaaaaaagtcatttatttgaaaatgtatgaaaatttaaaattttttatttttgcagtggatgcattttttaaatgcaaatagaaaagtactaattttaattatttctgggaaaaatatatatattttctcaaaaattattaataaaaatattattggggtttttgtctttttcttttaCCATATTAACAAGGACCTGGaacaaaaatctatttttttgtctaaataagtcttttaaataaaagttatgcGAAACAACAAGGGCTATATTctgcaaaaagaatttttaatttatattagatAGAGCGAGGAgagaaaattacgaaaaatcgGTAATTAAAAAAGTCAGTTATCTcaaaagatatgaatttttttttttatttaaattttttttaaatacaaaaagaaaaacatttaacatattttttctaaaattaattattaaagaatgtATTGgtgtttttttggatttttttcctagaaaaaacATGTATTCTTTTACCTATAACCTATCAGACCCAAAGAAAAGTTCTCTAAATAAAAGTCATGTAAAATAGAAAGGACTAGGTGTGGCAAAaggaattttaaacttttttcttatacagtgggagaaaatcatGTAAaacctaaaatcaaaaaagtcaattatctcaaaagttttatttttgcaatcgGTGTACTATCAAACGGAAAACAGAAAAGTGTTTTAcacatttcttaataaattaattaataaagaagctatTGGCATTTTTGTTGGAATAacttgcctggaataaaaattattttttttctccaaaccTATAAGacgtctttttaataaaaattacgtaGAATAGCAAGGGCTATATATTGaaaacagaatttttaattaatttcttctatAGTGGgagaaaatcataataaaatctaacattaaaaaagtcaattatttCAATATGTACGGgaaattttgaaagttttatttttgcaattcatgcactttttaaatacaaacaaaaaagtactttacaattttttttcaaaacatagaTGATATTCACCTAGAATttattgtttacttatttttttgtaaattaaaccTGTTACAGTCCTGTATATAATAAGAAACTATAGATATTATTGAAAGAGTACTTATGAATTGAGACAAGcgcaatttttagataattcagacaaataaataaaaaatgactttttgaCCATAAAACACCATTCTAGCCCAAAGTTTGTAAagaaaaatgcctaaaaattacTCTATCAAATGCCCGAAATGGTACAATTAGAATATCACTTCTAAACAGTTGAAAACCCCCAAAAGTCctaaaacactattttttttttccaatttttgcccatttaaataaaagaaaatttagatattaacCATTTATTCAGCcatatactaataaataaaacttacatacatttatatatacaaaaataataatatcactAATCAACTTTAAACAGCCTGAGAACGTCACCGGGTAGGAAGTCACAGCCACTTAATGATGGTAAGCCACAGCCGGTGAAGAGTAAGCGTACTTAGCTACAGATGGGGCGGCAGCGTAAGCTACGGGAGCTGGATGTGCATAAGCAGATTGAGCTGCATACGCTACTGGAGCTGCATGGGCGGCATAAGCTACAGGAGCTGGATGGGCATAAGCAGATTGGGCGGCATAAGCTACTGGAGCCGAATGGGCGTAAGAAGCTACAGGAGCGGCAAATTTGGCGATGGTGTGACTTGGGGCGGCTGCTACGACTGGAGCGTGTGCTACGGTTTTGACAGCTACGGCGGCAGGTTCTTTATGCACCACTGCATTAAATCCGTTGTGGGGGTCAGCGGTGTATTCTACGATTCTCCTGGTGCCTAAAATTCAACTCTTAGTTAAATTGTAAAATGCAGAACTCTGGATAACTTACCATCGGGTTCGACGAGGGAGTAACTTCCTTGGACAACGTCTCCGTTTCTGGTTTCAGATTGGCTCTTGCTGTCTCCGGTAAGTCCGTCTTGTACGTCGTATCCGTAGCTGTATTGGGGATTGGGGTCGTATTCTTCAGCCGGGGCAGCTACGACAGCTTTGGCTACCGGGGCGGAGTAAGCCAATGGGGCTGAGTAAGCTACAGCTGGGGCGGCAGCGTGGAGCAAATTACCTGCTTGGGCGTAAGCCAGGAGGGTAGCGAaggcaataaactaaaaacgccaagaaagaaattttagatTCATTAAAGCAATTGAAACATATGGAATTTTTTCAGACTCTTGGAAGACCGCACGTGTCACACCTGTATTTAAGAAAGCCTATcaataattaatcataaatcaaataatataatattgtatgtAAATTGCTAGAAAAGTCATTGAGGTatcccaaaaattaataattacatcaTTCTagccactaaaaatcaagatattcaatttccaataaaagacaaattatgttatttcgtccaggcactccagtgagaaaaatatcaatatcttaatttttaatctatagattttggtaattttttcaaaaattgctaaaaaaatcatgaaagtattcaaaaaattaatagttacaATAATTTACTCACTAGAAACCAAGATATTCAATTtccaataaaagacaaattattttatttcgtccaggcactccagtgagaaaaatatcaatatttaaatttttaatctatagattttggtaattttttcaaaaattgctaaaaaaattatgaaagtatcaaaaaaatcaatagttacaATAATTTGGTCACTTGAGAccaagatattcaatttttaataaaagacaaattattttatttcgtccaggcactccagtgagaaaaatatcaatatattaatttttagtgtacagattttggtaattttttcaaaaattgctaaaaaaatcatgaaagtattcaaaaaattaatagttacaATAATTTACTCACTAGAAACcaagatatttaatttccaataaaagacaaattattttatttcgtccaggcactccagtgagcaaaaaattaatatctgaCTTTTTGCTACAtggattttagtatttttttcaaaaattgctaaaaaagtCATTGAAATATCCGAAAAATCAAtagttacaataatttaatcACTAGAAACcaagatatttaatttccatttaaaacaaattattttatttcttccaggcactcaaaaaaaaaaaaaatatcttactttTTGCTGCAtgaattttagtatttttctcaaaaattgctaaaaaagttactaaagtattcaaaaaatcaatagttataataatttagtcACTAAAAACCAAGATATTCAATTtccaataaaagacaaattattttatttcttccaggcactttagtggaaaaaatgtcaatatcttgatctttaatgtatacattttaatcgtattttcagaaaatacttgAGAGGCCCTAAGAGTACCCCAGATATCAATATGAGTCGATCCTTGTACTTTTATATGAGATGGaccaattaaattaaacacagggaccaaaaaattattaataaatataatttttaaatttttttttataatatacaacAGATAAACCAAGCAAAGCATACAGCaaattttttatggcttttCCTGATCAATTTTAGTATCaaaatctatatatttcaaatatatagactttgctAGTATATTAGTATTGAAATTTTCCTATTGTTTGTACCACTGAAAATACAagttgtttataaaattaaaatacttttttgtttgaaagtatataataaatgaggaatataattaaaaaatctaggCTGTGCCATTACAGATTTctataatatgtaatttttttgaatcatGCATATATCATCAGatttattactaaatataaCTCTATGTCATCTTGAGTTTAATTCTCTATGCGCCTTATTGTTTACTATACCTAAAAGTGCACttcttttttgatatattttttttacacggatgtttatttttttatataattatttttagtaattttcttcgatatttcttgttttttttgttgctggAATAAATcactctttatttatttatagacaaCTTACCTTAAAAGCCATTGTGTTGATGCTGATATGATAACAGTTGAAATTACAATGTTGATCCTGACCGTAATTCGCCTTTTTATATATCGAGCAAGTGGGCCATCGAAACGTTACGTAATAACCGGAgtaaaagaaacaattaaaagagGGCGTGGCGCGAtctgctttattttatttaattttgttttaaatgttaatatattCCGAAAAAATCGatttcgtttaattttctaacgCGAAATTGGAACTGCCACGCCCCGGTTTTTGGTTTTGTCATTTTTGTGTCTATCAAACgatttttatcaaattgttCGAGCAAGTAAAACGGGTTTTATTTTACGCAAAACGAACATATGTATTATGTCCAcatcatttttgataaatatcttCAATTAGGTATCTCAATTTAAAGTTACGCAAAAAATGGTCTCATAAAGGACGGTGAGGTTTTGAAATGACCGAAGCAGTGTCTCTATctctttctgttttatttcgTGAAAAATATTCGTCTCTCTCCaacacttccaggcagttggagaACATGTATGTCCTCCTTCAAGTGCCTGAGAAGTCCAGATATAATATGGAGATCATAGCAATAATACGCAAATATTCTATATTTATTCGGGACAGTTGAGAGAAAGACAGAAAGATGAATGGAGGAACACAGGAGGTGTTTATGAATTTTGAcgtgtttttaattattaaattaaaaaaatagaagcaTCATGTAGTTTATGGATTATCCCTGTATGACTAGGGATAAAAGATTGTTGTTTTTTTCCCTGGAAATTCCTCCATGAAGAACTGAAAGAATgtttatcaactgcctggaaatagtaaaatatatttatctttttccaggcacttgaaacagagagaaagagagagagagaaaagaaaaagttgaatgtatcaactacctggaagtagaaattgttttaactcgtccaggcagttgaattagaAAAAGATCCAAATATAAGCAAGTTTTAGAAAAAGATCTATTCCTGGAAAATTCTGAAGGATCAGGAAATTGATTTGAAATGTatgaattgcctggaattaatagaATGTTATTTATCTTTATCTCATTTAGGAACATCTatcagagagagagagagagaaagataAGTACAACTAAAGAGCCTTCTTCTATAGAAGTTGAGAAAAGTGTTTCcaccaactgcctggaatttgtaaattaattcgTGTATCTAATAACtagaaaaagatattttgaatatattttccatacagtgggagaaaatcatGGAAAACCTTAAAGcaaaaaaaggcaatttaaaaaaaaaaataaaaaaattaaatttttgtaattgatACCTTTTTTGAAGTCATAAATAGGAAaaagttattggcattttttgatttttggccCAATAAAGGCTGTAAACtgtaaaaatgttgaaaagttggttaataaatttttttttcctaatccGTTTACAAAACCTTCGTGTCAACATTTTCTATTTCTCAAAGGAAAAccaggaataataaaaaacctgtaattttcatttcaaCAGCTCTTATTGCAGACCCATGATACTTCACTTTCCTATTATAGGAAATCATAttataagaaggtcatgcttttgggggatgataggggacgtttaaatataacttttgatataagacactatgggtcggaaatgcctcagaagcaaaatacagggggttaaagtttttaaaaaaattaagaaattaatttttagttttttgactgtttaagatatcggtcaaattttctcaattaaactacctaataaagatgctttaaatgtaaaaagtaaatgttttagtttcaaccagtgccgtagatcagataggcattaggctaattttttaataaaaaaaaacagtacgccactgataatcaaaaattttaagaatccttggtttatttaacagaaaaaaaggtatcctgcatctttttcccaaaaggcaccattttatcagaatttaaaaataaataattttaataaaaactaaggaaaaaaaaattattggatgacgttaaaaaatactaaataataaataataataattaataattaatttaaaaggtgctcaaagtggccgccattttgttggatttagagcctgcagcgtaatgttaaattgtcgtgaattttctgaataacttcacccctaaaccaaggatttttaaattttttgattatcagtggcgtactattttttttaattaatgcctatctgatctacgccactggttgaaactaaaacatttactttttacatttaaagcatctttattaggtagctttattgagaaaatttgacagcgatatcttaaacagtcaaaaaactaaaaattaatttcttaatttttttaaaaactcaaaccccctgtattttgcttctgaggcatttccgacccatagtgtcttacatcaaaagttatatttgaacgtcccctatcaccccccaaaagcatgaccttcttataaaaatcaccctgtatgtgaAGAGAAATTGACTTACATAAAAGTTGTTTGTAGTATTAAGAGCTGCctctagaaaaataaattttattaatatttttcatacagtgggagaaaatcatCAAAAACCTTTAATCAAAACGAGGATATTTTCtcgaaatatataaaaaatgaaattcctagcaacaaaatgctcatatctctgaaactaataaagttagagatttgaaatttgaaacgtagcttcttttaataaattaattggacaagtatttcagcgtttctttAGAACGGCTTTTGCAATGAAGAAATTCGCCTtggaagtttaatttttttttaaactttaatttctagcaaaaaatgatcatatttctgaaaataagaAAGCCAGAGATTTAAAATCTAGAATATAGCTTCCTCTAACACAATCACTGAACACCTATTTGaccgttttttgaaaaacaaatttaaacgaagaaatttgccttggaatttgaaaaaaaattctatttaaatatttaaaatatctagagACCAAATGTTTGTTCATATGTCCGAAACTAATAAAGTTGGAGatttgaaatttggaacatagcTTTGTCTAATAAATTCATACGATACCTATCTCATCGtttcttcttaaaaatttaagcaataaagaaatttcccttggaatttaaacaattatttatataaagtgacattttggcgcccaacatatagtaaaactttgtatattaatttttttaaataaattatattttcttaattatagaAGGAGTATcttagagtttttttttgctatttttagaaaaataaattttattaatatttttcatacagtggaagaaaatcatgaaaaaccTCCAAGCAAAAAGAGGCAACTTATTCgacataattatataaaaaattaaaaaaaaaactcctagcaacaaaatgctcatatctctgaaactaatgaAGTTAGAGATTTGAAATTGGAAACGTagcttcttttaataaattaattggatACGTATTTTAGCGTTTCTTTAGAAAACCTTTTATGATTAAGAAATTCGCCTTGGaagttaaaaacaatttttttttaatgactagCAAAAATGCTCATATTTCTGAAACTACTAAAGTTAGAGATTTGAAATCTAGAATATAGCTTCCTctaataaatgcattaaatacctattttgacgttttttccaaaaacaaatttaaattaagaaatttgccttggaatttgggaaaattttctatttaaataattgaaacttCTAGGGACAAAACGTTCATATCCTTGAAACCAATAAAGCTAAAGATTTGAAATTTGGAACTCTATTAAATTCAATCGACATGTAATTCAGCGATTTTTCGAATGAAGAAATTTACtttggaagttaaaaaaaacattaatttgataaagtgacattttggcgcccaacatgtggtaAGACTGTacacaaatttttttgaataaaccatattttcttaattctacaAGGAGTATATTTATTGTTGGTGGTTAATAAAATCACCATTCTTAAATTTCCCCGAAGACTCTATATTTCCAGTTTCACAAGTTCCAGTTTCAATTTTACTGATTCCAGGCAACGCATGACTCCCCAAATCAAATTTTGCAGTCCTCTGGAATACTCCtggaaataattatttctttatgtGTCTATCTCTTTctatttcaactgcctagaaaagaaaaacaatttatactAATTCAAGTAACTTGATGCCATCAATTTTCTGTTCTCTCTCTCTTTGTTTCAAGTGCCTAAAGgggataaatatattttgatgaaGGTTTCATGAGTCGCTTATAAAGGAATTTCCAAGAATTTTCCTCACTTAATGGATGATCCTTTAgtgctctctctctctctgctTTTTTCTCTCAAcggcctggaaaaaatatggaattattgacattttccaggcagttattaCGAGTCATTCTTCTACAATTTCCATAAGTTTTTCAGGACTTCTTAGGTAATTTTCTCGGTCAACTGTCTAAAAGTAACTCTAATATCCTACAGTGATCACCCACTATATCTAGGACAAACCTTTAAAACGAGGACTTCAATACAGTTATATAATAACAGAGACAAGTAAGGATATGGCGTGTGAGTGAACCTCCCGATAATAATATGTTCCTGCTCttt
The genomic region above belongs to Anthonomus grandis grandis chromosome 6, icAntGran1.3, whole genome shotgun sequence and contains:
- the LOC126737977 gene encoding larval cuticle protein A2B-like; protein product: MAFKFIAFATLLAYAQAGNLLHAAAPAVAYSAPLAYSAPVAKAVVAAPAEEYDPNPQYSYGYDVQDGLTGDSKSQSETRNGDVVQGSYSLVEPDGTRRIVEYTADPHNGFNAVVHKEPAAVAVKTVAHAPVVAAAPSHTIAKFAAPVASYAHSAPVAYAAQSAYAHPAPVAYAAHAAPVAYAAQSAYAHPAPVAYAAAPSVAKYAYSSPAVAYHH